A single region of the Arthrobacter sp. zg-Y20 genome encodes:
- a CDS encoding NAD(P)-dependent oxidoreductase, whose amino-acid sequence MSTPNSTPETASRSLAGRTILMSGGSRGIGLAIALRAAADGANIAMLAKTAQPHPKLEGTVYTAAEQLEAAGGKALPIIGDVRRDEDVARAVQATVEQFGGIDIVLNNASAIDLSGTDAVTMKSYDLMADINTRGTFMLSKFSLDALRRSDNAHILTLSPPLNMDPKWAGNYLAYTLAKYGMSLTTLGLAEELKNDGVAVNSLWPVTGIDTAAIRNMPGGDKLAAASRSADIMADAAHAILTRPSSQSTGNFYTDEAVLREEGITDFSRYAPGVPAESLMLDFFL is encoded by the coding sequence ATGAGCACACCCAACAGCACCCCGGAAACGGCGTCGCGGTCCCTGGCCGGACGCACCATCCTGATGTCCGGCGGCAGCCGCGGCATCGGACTTGCCATTGCCCTGCGTGCCGCAGCGGACGGCGCCAACATTGCAATGCTCGCCAAAACGGCGCAGCCGCACCCCAAGCTGGAAGGCACGGTCTACACCGCCGCCGAACAGTTGGAGGCTGCCGGCGGCAAGGCCCTCCCGATCATCGGCGACGTGCGCCGCGACGAAGACGTTGCCCGCGCGGTCCAAGCCACCGTGGAACAGTTCGGCGGGATCGACATTGTCCTGAACAACGCCTCGGCCATTGATCTGTCCGGCACGGACGCCGTGACGATGAAGAGCTATGACCTGATGGCGGACATCAATACCCGCGGCACCTTTATGCTGTCCAAGTTCTCCCTGGACGCCCTGCGCCGGTCCGATAACGCCCACATCCTGACGCTCTCCCCGCCCCTGAACATGGACCCCAAGTGGGCCGGCAACTACCTCGCCTACACCCTGGCCAAGTACGGAATGTCGCTCACTACGCTCGGCCTGGCGGAGGAACTGAAGAACGACGGCGTGGCGGTGAACTCGCTGTGGCCGGTCACCGGCATCGACACCGCGGCAATCCGCAACATGCCCGGCGGCGACAAGCTGGCGGCGGCGTCGCGCAGCGCCGACATCATGGCCGATGCTGCACATGCCATCCTGACCCGGCCCAGCAGCCAGTCGACCGGCAACTTCTACACCGATGAAGCCGTCCTCCGGGAGGAAGGCATCACCGATTTCAGCCGGTACGCGCCGGGCGTGCCCGCAGAGTCGCTGATGCTGGACTTCTTCCTCTAG
- a CDS encoding biotin--[acetyl-CoA-carboxylase] ligase, protein MQLHYSSMERPALDPDRLRAALVAPAGPYAELEVVQETGSTNTDLADAARLRPWEVPDLTVLTAELQNAGRGRMDRSWVAPERSSLFVSVLMRPVNRDGRPLPTDSYGWLSLLAALAMAESIAARTGVEARLKWPNDVMVDGRKLAGVLAQLVPSSDGAPPAVVVGAGLNVSLTDEDLPVPTATSLLMEYASTTDRNILLQDYLLALADGYRLFCSVDGDANAVPAGGQDSLRGRVTARLTTLGRDVRAELPGGGALLGRAAALAPTGALVIVDEQGHPHTVSAADVVHLRAGQA, encoded by the coding sequence ATGCAACTGCACTACTCCAGCATGGAAAGACCGGCCCTGGATCCGGACCGCCTGCGGGCGGCCCTGGTGGCCCCCGCCGGCCCGTATGCGGAGCTGGAAGTAGTACAGGAAACAGGTTCCACCAACACGGACCTGGCCGACGCCGCCCGCCTGCGCCCCTGGGAGGTTCCGGACCTTACGGTGCTGACCGCCGAACTGCAGAACGCCGGCCGGGGCCGGATGGACCGCAGCTGGGTGGCACCGGAACGGTCCTCCCTGTTTGTCAGCGTCCTGATGCGGCCGGTGAACCGGGACGGGCGCCCGCTGCCCACGGACTCCTACGGCTGGCTGTCGCTGCTGGCTGCGCTGGCGATGGCAGAGAGCATAGCCGCCCGCACCGGCGTGGAAGCCCGGCTGAAATGGCCGAATGACGTGATGGTGGACGGACGCAAGCTCGCCGGGGTGCTGGCGCAGCTGGTTCCCTCCAGCGACGGCGCACCGCCGGCCGTAGTGGTTGGTGCCGGCCTGAACGTGAGCCTCACCGATGAGGACCTGCCGGTTCCCACGGCCACCAGCCTGCTGATGGAGTATGCCTCCACCACGGACCGCAACATCCTGCTCCAGGACTACCTGCTGGCCCTGGCGGACGGCTACCGCTTGTTCTGCTCCGTAGACGGAGACGCCAACGCCGTGCCCGCAGGCGGGCAGGACTCGCTGCGGGGCCGGGTTACCGCACGGTTGACCACCCTGGGCCGGGACGTGCGTGCCGAGCTGCCCGGGGGCGGAGCCCTCCTGGGCCGTGCTGCGGCGCTGGCGCCCACGGGAGCCCTCGTTATTGTCGATGAGCAGGGGCACCCGCACACGGTCAGCGCCGCCGATGTGGTGCACCTGCGCGCCGGGCAGGCCTGA
- a CDS encoding DUF885 domain-containing protein, with product MSTAASAPARQPTAIDAVANAYTATLLDLDPSLATSLGIPGRETEYGDYSPAGLESFAEAIRETLSRLDGLEPADDVDRVTLDAMHERLGLDLEIHESGWDLSDLNNIASPAQGIRSIFDLMPTDTEEQWHHIAGRLNNVDDAVAGYITSLRSGLEQSLVPARRQVKIVIEQASAYAEDGGFFDALSANASLPGGENLPESLLAELRTGAESARRAYLSLATFLESEMLPAAPEKDAVGAERYALMSRRFLGSSVNLEETYQWGVEELDRIIAEQEAVAEQIRPGATVQEAMDILNEDPARQLHGTDELQSWMQDLADRAVEDLAGSHFDITGPMRRIECMIAPTQEGGIYYTGPSDDFSRPGRMWWSVPAGEDTFTTWQETTTVYHEGVPGHHLQIATATAARGLLNDWRRNICWVSGHGEGWALYAERLMDQLGYLSDPGDKMGMLDAQRMRAARVVFDIGVHLELDIPERWGEGTWTAEKGYDFLRQNLTISEGQLNFEFTRYLGWPGQAPSYKLGQRLWEQIRDEVRSREGDAFDEKAFHTRALQLGSVGLDTLRRALLGN from the coding sequence ATGTCCACCGCGGCCAGCGCGCCGGCGCGCCAGCCCACTGCCATCGACGCCGTGGCCAATGCATACACCGCCACCCTCCTCGACCTGGATCCGTCCCTTGCCACCTCCCTGGGCATCCCGGGGCGGGAAACCGAATACGGCGACTATTCCCCCGCAGGCCTGGAGTCCTTCGCCGAAGCCATCCGGGAAACGCTCAGCCGCCTGGACGGCCTGGAACCCGCGGACGACGTCGACCGTGTGACCCTGGACGCCATGCACGAGCGCCTCGGCCTGGACCTGGAGATCCACGAATCCGGCTGGGACCTGTCGGACCTGAACAACATCGCTTCCCCCGCCCAAGGCATCCGCAGCATCTTCGATTTGATGCCCACGGATACCGAGGAGCAGTGGCACCACATTGCCGGCCGGCTGAACAACGTCGACGACGCCGTCGCGGGCTACATCACCAGCCTCCGCAGCGGACTGGAACAGTCGCTGGTGCCGGCCCGCCGGCAGGTCAAGATTGTCATCGAGCAGGCTTCCGCCTATGCCGAGGACGGCGGGTTCTTCGACGCCCTGTCCGCCAACGCATCCCTGCCCGGCGGCGAAAACCTCCCCGAGTCACTGCTGGCCGAGCTGCGCACCGGCGCCGAGTCCGCCCGCCGCGCGTACCTGTCCCTGGCCACTTTCCTGGAATCCGAGATGCTGCCCGCAGCGCCGGAGAAGGACGCCGTCGGCGCCGAACGCTACGCACTAATGTCCCGCCGGTTCCTGGGCTCCTCCGTCAATCTGGAGGAGACCTACCAATGGGGCGTGGAAGAGCTGGACCGCATCATCGCCGAACAGGAAGCCGTAGCGGAGCAGATCCGCCCCGGCGCCACTGTGCAGGAGGCAATGGACATCCTGAACGAGGATCCGGCCCGGCAGTTGCACGGCACCGATGAGCTGCAGTCCTGGATGCAGGACCTGGCGGACCGCGCCGTGGAAGACCTGGCCGGCTCGCACTTTGACATCACCGGACCCATGCGCCGGATCGAGTGCATGATCGCCCCCACCCAGGAGGGCGGCATCTACTACACCGGCCCCAGCGATGACTTCTCCCGGCCCGGGCGCATGTGGTGGTCCGTTCCTGCGGGCGAGGACACCTTCACCACATGGCAGGAGACCACCACGGTCTACCACGAGGGCGTACCCGGGCATCACCTCCAGATTGCCACGGCGACGGCGGCGCGCGGGCTGCTCAACGACTGGCGGCGGAACATCTGCTGGGTTTCCGGCCACGGCGAAGGTTGGGCGCTGTACGCCGAGCGGCTGATGGATCAGCTGGGCTACCTCAGCGATCCGGGCGACAAGATGGGCATGCTTGATGCCCAGCGGATGCGCGCGGCCCGCGTGGTCTTCGACATCGGCGTCCACTTGGAACTGGATATTCCCGAGCGCTGGGGTGAAGGCACCTGGACAGCCGAGAAGGGCTACGACTTCCTTAGGCAAAACCTGACCATCAGCGAAGGCCAGCTGAACTTCGAGTTCACCCGCTACCTCGGCTGGCCGGGCCAGGCGCCGTCCTACAAGCTGGGCCAGCGGCTCTGGGAGCAGATCCGCGACGAGGTCCGCAGCCGCGAAGGGGACGCCTTCGATGAGAAGGCCTTCCACACCCGGGCCCTGCAGCTGGGCTCGGTGGGCCTGGACACCCTGCGGCGGGCCCTGCTGGGGAACTAA
- a CDS encoding adenylate/guanylate cyclase domain-containing protein — protein sequence MTDAGHGEAGAASHPEPLSVPADSVPADPLQAATAPRPDYSAADTGTEIDREDVRRLEAQLIGGPRTLRRREAAAEAGVSLLSARKLWRAMGFPNLDDDAVFFTEQDREALSTVIELVRDEQLTEEAAISIMRSIGQMTDRMVVWQVEALVEEMVARRGITDAEARKNLVAALPDLIEPLEKTLVYAWKRQLNAAIQRLALRAEAGLASHDGSASDDAPLPLARAVGFADLVSYTSLSRQMNEKTLAQMVQRFEHKCAEIISVGGGRLVKTIGDEVLFNAETPEAGAEISLALAKAFTEDELLPSARVSLVWGRVLSRLGDIYGPTVNLASRLTSLAEPGTVLTDASTAAALKDNPKFVLIPHQPRNVRGFGEIHPVTLARGTGSGLVLD from the coding sequence ATGACTGACGCAGGCCACGGCGAGGCCGGCGCCGCCAGCCACCCCGAACCCCTGTCAGTGCCTGCCGATTCCGTGCCGGCGGACCCGCTGCAGGCCGCAACGGCGCCCCGCCCGGACTATTCGGCGGCGGACACGGGTACGGAAATTGACCGGGAGGACGTGCGCAGGCTCGAGGCGCAGCTGATCGGCGGTCCGCGGACCTTGAGGCGCCGTGAAGCTGCCGCCGAAGCGGGCGTCTCGCTCCTCTCGGCCCGCAAGCTCTGGCGCGCCATGGGTTTCCCGAACCTCGACGACGACGCGGTCTTTTTCACCGAGCAGGACCGGGAGGCGCTCAGCACCGTGATTGAACTGGTGCGAGACGAGCAGCTCACCGAGGAAGCGGCCATTTCCATCATGCGTTCCATCGGCCAGATGACGGACCGCATGGTGGTGTGGCAGGTTGAAGCACTGGTCGAAGAAATGGTGGCTAGGCGCGGAATCACCGACGCCGAGGCCCGCAAGAACCTGGTGGCGGCCCTGCCCGATTTGATTGAACCGTTGGAAAAGACGCTGGTCTACGCCTGGAAGCGGCAGCTTAATGCGGCTATCCAGCGGCTGGCCCTGCGCGCCGAAGCGGGCCTGGCCAGCCACGACGGCAGCGCCTCGGATGATGCCCCGCTGCCGCTGGCACGGGCGGTGGGTTTCGCTGATCTTGTCTCCTACACCAGCCTTTCCCGGCAGATGAACGAGAAGACCCTGGCGCAGATGGTGCAGCGTTTTGAGCACAAGTGTGCCGAGATCATTTCGGTGGGCGGCGGGCGGCTGGTCAAGACCATCGGCGACGAAGTGCTCTTCAATGCCGAGACACCTGAGGCCGGTGCCGAAATTTCACTGGCACTGGCGAAGGCCTTCACCGAAGATGAGCTGCTGCCCTCGGCCCGCGTATCCCTGGTCTGGGGACGCGTCCTGTCCCGGCTGGGAGACATCTACGGCCCCACCGTGAACCTTGCCTCCCGGCTGACGTCCCTGGCCGAGCCCGGCACTGTGCTGACCGATGCCTCCACCGCGGCCGCGCTGAAGGACAACCCGAAGTTTGTCCTCATCCCGCATCAGCCGCGCAACGTGCGCGGGTTTGGTGAAATCCACCCGGTGACTTTGGCCCGCGGCACCGGATCGGGACTGGTCCTGGACTGA
- a CDS encoding dicarboxylate/amino acid:cation symporter: protein MTTQTSSPDSPARRLPKWATSFGPQIIAALIAGLALGLLAKSMGSNGDEPNWLTTTLSTIGTSYVSLLKTAVVPLIFTAVVSSIANLRAVSNAARLAWQTLLWFALTALISVVIGMVLGTVLQPGNNADVAQEDFHGSQGSWLGFLTGLIPGNFLGLGASSKVAESGDVSTSVSFNVLQILVIAIAVGIAALKVGKAAEPFLALNASALAVIQKVLWWIIRLAPVGTVGLIGTAVATYGWDTIGSLGMFALTIYIGLFLVLFGVYPALIKSHGLSVRQWFSGAWPAIQLAFVSRSSVGTLPLTQRVTERNLGVSRAYASFAVPLGATTKMDGCASIYPAVSAIFVAQFFGIDLGFTDYLLIALVSVLGSAATAGTTGAVVMLTLTLSTLGLPLAGVGLLLAIDPILDMGRTAVNVAGQTVVPTLVAKRNGLLDAELYNAKREGDPFADDSEQIDPVRTAAEQTAIQVPGAGVRS, encoded by the coding sequence GTGACCACACAGACCTCCTCCCCTGATTCCCCCGCCCGGCGTTTGCCCAAGTGGGCAACGTCCTTCGGGCCGCAGATCATCGCTGCGCTCATCGCCGGCCTGGCCCTTGGCCTGCTGGCCAAGTCGATGGGCTCCAACGGTGACGAGCCGAACTGGCTGACCACCACCCTGAGCACCATCGGCACCAGCTACGTTTCGTTGCTGAAGACCGCCGTTGTGCCGTTGATCTTCACGGCCGTCGTCAGCTCGATCGCGAATCTGCGTGCCGTCTCCAACGCGGCACGGCTGGCCTGGCAGACCCTGCTGTGGTTCGCCCTTACCGCACTGATCAGCGTGGTCATCGGCATGGTGCTGGGCACCGTGCTGCAGCCGGGTAACAATGCCGACGTCGCCCAGGAGGACTTCCACGGCAGCCAGGGCAGCTGGCTGGGCTTCCTCACCGGCCTGATCCCGGGCAACTTCCTTGGCCTGGGTGCCAGCTCCAAGGTCGCCGAGAGCGGCGACGTGAGCACCAGCGTCAGCTTCAACGTGCTGCAGATCCTCGTGATCGCCATCGCCGTCGGCATCGCCGCCCTCAAGGTCGGCAAGGCCGCCGAGCCGTTCCTGGCCTTGAACGCGTCGGCGCTGGCCGTGATCCAGAAGGTGCTGTGGTGGATCATCCGCCTGGCCCCGGTGGGCACCGTCGGCCTGATCGGCACCGCCGTGGCCACCTACGGCTGGGACACCATCGGTTCCCTGGGCATGTTCGCACTGACCATCTACATCGGCCTGTTCCTGGTCCTGTTCGGCGTCTACCCGGCACTGATCAAGAGCCACGGCCTGTCCGTACGCCAGTGGTTCTCCGGCGCCTGGCCGGCCATCCAGCTGGCCTTCGTGTCCCGCTCCTCCGTGGGAACACTGCCGCTGACCCAGCGCGTCACCGAACGCAACCTCGGTGTATCCCGGGCCTATGCGTCCTTCGCCGTACCCCTGGGCGCCACCACAAAGATGGACGGCTGCGCCTCGATCTACCCGGCCGTATCCGCGATCTTCGTGGCACAGTTCTTCGGCATTGACCTCGGCTTTACGGACTACCTGCTGATTGCCCTGGTCTCCGTGCTGGGTTCAGCCGCCACCGCCGGCACCACCGGCGCCGTCGTGATGCTGACCCTGACGCTGTCCACGCTGGGCCTGCCGCTGGCCGGCGTCGGGCTGCTGCTGGCCATCGATCCGATCCTGGACATGGGCCGCACGGCCGTCAATGTGGCCGGCCAGACCGTGGTTCCCACCCTGGTGGCCAAGCGCAACGGCCTGCTGGATGCCGAGCTTTACAACGCCAAGCGCGAGGGCGACCCGTTTGCGGACGACTCGGAGCAGATCGACCCGGTGCGGACCGCTGCGGAGCAAACCGCCATCCAGGTGCCCGGAGCGGGTGTCAGGAGCTAG
- a CDS encoding acyl-CoA carboxylase subunit beta — protein MSIDQDTNLHTTAGKIAEFRRRQAEAELPSGQAAVEKQHARGKHTARERIGLLVDAGSFVEFDALAVHRSTAFGMEKKKPLGDGLVSGYATVDGRPVAVYSQDFTVYGGSLSQVNGEKIVKVQEFALRTGCPVVGILDGGGARIQEGVASLAMFADIFRNNVHASGVVPQISLIMGPSAGGAAYSPALTDYVVMVDKTSHMFITGPDVIKTVTGEDVDMETLGGARQHNATTGTSTYLASDEEDAIEFVRELLDFLPSNNLAEAPLTAFDSDPEPTEADLALDTLIPDSANQPYDIRAVIENVLDDGHFLEMQALYAPNVIIGYGRVEGHTVGIVANQPMQFAGTLDIAASEKAARFVRNCDAFNIPILTFVDVPGFLPGKDQEFNGIIRRGAKLLYAYAEATVPKLTVITRKAYGGAYIVMGSKKLGADLNLAWPTAQIGVMGAQGAVNILYRAPLKAAADAGGDVEDVRRQYIEQYEDELLNPYQAAQLGYVDAVIAPSETRLQLIRGLRALREKRAALPAKKHGNMPL, from the coding sequence TTGAGCATCGACCAGGACACGAACCTGCACACGACCGCAGGCAAGATCGCCGAGTTCCGGCGGCGCCAGGCCGAGGCTGAGCTGCCCTCCGGACAGGCCGCCGTCGAGAAGCAGCACGCCCGCGGCAAGCACACTGCCCGGGAGCGCATCGGTTTGCTGGTCGACGCCGGGTCCTTCGTGGAGTTCGATGCACTGGCTGTCCACCGCTCCACCGCGTTCGGGATGGAAAAGAAGAAGCCCCTGGGCGACGGCCTGGTTTCCGGCTACGCCACTGTGGACGGCCGTCCCGTGGCCGTCTACAGCCAGGACTTCACTGTGTACGGCGGTTCCCTGAGCCAGGTCAACGGCGAGAAGATCGTCAAGGTGCAGGAATTCGCGCTGCGCACCGGCTGTCCCGTGGTGGGCATCCTCGACGGCGGCGGCGCCCGCATCCAGGAAGGCGTCGCGTCGCTGGCCATGTTCGCTGACATCTTCCGCAACAACGTGCATGCGTCCGGGGTGGTGCCGCAGATTTCCCTGATCATGGGCCCCTCCGCCGGCGGTGCCGCGTACTCCCCCGCCCTGACCGACTACGTCGTTATGGTGGACAAGACCTCCCACATGTTCATCACCGGACCCGACGTCATCAAGACGGTCACGGGCGAAGACGTGGACATGGAAACCCTGGGCGGTGCCCGCCAGCACAACGCCACCACGGGCACGTCCACGTACCTCGCCTCGGACGAGGAGGACGCCATCGAGTTCGTCCGCGAACTGCTGGACTTCCTGCCGTCCAACAACCTTGCCGAAGCACCGCTGACCGCTTTCGACTCCGATCCGGAACCCACCGAGGCGGACCTGGCCCTGGACACCCTCATCCCGGACTCCGCCAACCAGCCCTATGACATCCGGGCCGTCATCGAGAACGTGCTGGATGACGGCCACTTTCTGGAAATGCAGGCCCTCTACGCACCGAATGTGATCATCGGGTACGGGCGGGTCGAAGGCCACACCGTGGGCATCGTGGCGAACCAGCCCATGCAGTTTGCCGGCACCCTGGACATCGCCGCTTCTGAGAAGGCCGCACGCTTCGTCCGGAACTGCGACGCCTTCAACATTCCCATCCTCACCTTCGTGGACGTGCCGGGCTTCCTGCCGGGCAAGGACCAGGAGTTCAACGGCATCATCCGCCGCGGCGCGAAGCTGCTCTACGCCTACGCCGAGGCCACCGTCCCCAAGCTCACCGTCATCACCCGCAAGGCCTACGGCGGGGCCTACATTGTGATGGGCTCCAAGAAGCTGGGCGCCGACCTCAACCTCGCCTGGCCCACCGCGCAGATCGGCGTGATGGGTGCCCAGGGCGCCGTCAACATCCTCTACCGGGCGCCGCTGAAGGCAGCCGCCGACGCCGGGGGCGACGTCGAAGACGTCCGCCGCCAGTACATCGAGCAGTATGAGGACGAGCTGCTCAACCCGTACCAGGCCGCCCAGCTCGGATACGTGGACGCCGTGATTGCCCCCTCCGAAACCCGGCTGCAGCTGATCCGCGGGCTGCGGGCCCTGCGCGAGAAGCGCGCCGCCCTGCCGGCCAAGAAGCACGGGAACATGCCGCTGTGA
- a CDS encoding acyl-CoA carboxylase epsilon subunit, protein MSTADLSPESPAPDAPLLSVVAGNPTDEELAALAAVVAGLAAEEAVLPAPRPAHRIWARRRMLRLEPTPGPGSWRRSFR, encoded by the coding sequence GTGAGCACCGCGGACCTATCCCCCGAGTCGCCGGCCCCCGATGCACCCCTGCTCTCCGTGGTGGCCGGCAACCCCACGGACGAGGAGCTCGCGGCGCTGGCCGCCGTCGTCGCCGGGCTGGCGGCTGAAGAAGCAGTGCTGCCGGCACCGCGCCCGGCACACCGGATTTGGGCCCGGCGCCGGATGCTCCGGCTCGAGCCGACCCCCGGGCCGGGCTCCTGGCGGCGCAGCTTCCGTTAG
- a CDS encoding PH domain-containing protein, which translates to MRLRLYPGEHLITAGRPHARSLWKPLVLAGVTGAAAGYAYGWLGRDSLPGQLGEWSPYLQPAVAAVAVLLLLRYCVPPVLRWLAGRIILTDRRLIQRQGVLLRREHEIALAAIYQLEIRQSVPDRMQGSGTLVLDLGHGRVMQYPAVPEVHRFRSLVVSAIGQLPLTAMFDGVDIDSDGGYDYERRDND; encoded by the coding sequence GTGCGCCTGAGACTGTATCCCGGCGAACACCTCATAACCGCCGGACGCCCGCACGCCCGTTCTCTGTGGAAACCGCTGGTACTGGCCGGAGTCACCGGTGCCGCCGCCGGATACGCATACGGCTGGCTCGGCCGGGACAGCCTGCCCGGGCAGCTCGGCGAGTGGAGTCCGTATCTGCAGCCCGCCGTCGCTGCCGTGGCCGTGCTGCTCCTGCTGCGCTACTGCGTCCCGCCCGTGCTGCGCTGGTTGGCCGGCCGCATCATCCTCACCGACCGCCGGCTGATCCAGCGCCAGGGGGTGCTGCTGCGGCGTGAGCATGAGATTGCCCTGGCTGCCATCTACCAGCTGGAAATACGGCAGTCCGTGCCGGACCGGATGCAGGGAAGCGGCACGCTGGTGCTGGACCTCGGACACGGGCGGGTGATGCAGTACCCGGCGGTGCCCGAAGTGCACCGCTTCCGGTCGCTAGTGGTCTCGGCCATAGGCCAGCTGCCGCTGACCGCCATGTTTGATGGTGTAGATATTGATTCAGACGGGGGATACGACTACGAACGGAGGGACAATGACTGA
- a CDS encoding nucleoside triphosphate pyrophosphatase, whose translation MTNPNLSLILASASPARTKLLTDAGIAHTVLVSDVDEDAVTARYGLTDPHDTALLLARAKAEAVAARPEADGALVIGCDSVFEFDGEAHGKPWEADVARSRIRRMSGSSGVLHTGHWLVDCRDNDEDGSGATLGAVSSAEVHFAKLSDEEIEAYIATGEPLQVAGSFTIDSLGGAFIERVVGDPHAVVGLSVSTLRQLLSSAGVRIIDLWK comes from the coding sequence GTGACCAACCCGAACCTGAGCCTCATCCTGGCCTCCGCCTCCCCCGCCCGCACCAAACTGCTGACCGACGCCGGCATTGCCCACACGGTCCTTGTATCCGACGTGGATGAAGATGCCGTCACCGCCCGCTACGGGCTGACCGACCCGCACGACACCGCCCTGCTGCTGGCCCGCGCCAAGGCCGAAGCCGTGGCCGCACGGCCGGAGGCGGACGGCGCCCTGGTGATCGGCTGCGACTCGGTGTTCGAGTTCGACGGCGAGGCGCACGGCAAGCCGTGGGAGGCCGACGTCGCCCGTTCCAGGATCCGGCGCATGAGCGGTTCCTCCGGGGTGCTGCACACCGGGCACTGGCTGGTGGACTGCCGCGACAACGACGAGGACGGGTCCGGCGCAACCCTCGGCGCGGTCAGCTCCGCCGAGGTGCACTTCGCCAAGCTGTCCGATGAGGAAATCGAGGCGTACATCGCCACGGGCGAGCCGCTGCAGGTGGCCGGATCCTTCACCATCGATTCCCTGGGCGGCGCCTTCATCGAGCGGGTCGTCGGTGACCCGCACGCCGTCGTCGGGCTGTCCGTGTCCACGCTGCGCCAGCTGCTGTCCAGTGCAGGGGTGCGGATCATCGATCTCTGGAAGTAG